Proteins encoded by one window of Drosophila melanogaster chromosome X:
- the CG15577 gene encoding uncharacterized protein has translation MPVTYRTRTLPQQRKLVPNLLRSILRVLEETRRPMSDKELNFVLGVQYRRNDPEFYRQVQVNLRDGVEYGILKRQGNQFSLRSRRLGELMSTLGSSPNR, from the coding sequence ATGCCCGTCACCTACAGGACTCGCACACTGCCGCAACAGCGGAAGTTGGTCCCCAACCTACTGAGGTCCATACTACGCGTCCTGGAGGAGACGCGCCGACCCATGAGTGACAAAGAGTTGAACTTCGTCCTGGGCGTCCAGTACCGACGCAACGATCCGGAGTTCTATCGCCAAGTGCAAGTCAACCTGCGCGATGGCGTCGAATACGGCATTCTGAAACGCCAGGGAAACCAGTTTTCGCTGCGATCCCGACGCCTTGGTGAACTGATGTCTACTCTTGGATCCTCGCCAAACCGCTAA
- the CG15578 gene encoding uncharacterized protein, which yields MADIFTTLPKRRLVPNLLKSIIMVLEHTSRPMTDTELNIFLGSQYQRNDPEFFAQVQINLHDGIESAILRRQGNQISLLAWILTKPMNL from the coding sequence atggCCGACATCTTCACGACACTGCCGAAACGTCGGTTGGTACCCAACCTACTTAAGTCCATTATAATGGTCCTGGAGCATACTAGCCGACCCATGACTGACACAGAGCTGAACATCTTCCTGGGCAGCCAGTACCAACGTAACGATCCGGAATTCTTTGCCCAAGTGCAAATCAATCTGCACGATGGCATCGAAAGCGCCATTCTGAGGCGCCAGGGAAACCAGATTTCGCTGCTCGCTTGGATCCTCACCAAACCGATGAACCTTTGA
- the CG12691 gene encoding uncharacterized protein, with amino-acid sequence MLHSSYNRAPRRKLIPNLFSNILQVIADADHPLTEPEIMDAVADRLDRSDEELKRQITVSLHDALIYGYLRVKNYRYSIVPSRLDPDEHRDHNEPSSSITAAPEHSRLQERISSGTSAAMVDNQGRDEELTPKSTQALKRLNAEPQGQTN; translated from the coding sequence ATGTTGCACAGCAGCTACAATCGCGCACCGCGCCGCAAACTCATTCCGAATTTGTTTAGCAACATCCTACAGGTGATCGCCGATGCCGACCATCCGCTCACCGAACCCGAGATCATGGACGCGGTCGCCGATCGGTTGGATCGCAGCGACGAGGAGCTGAAGCGCCAGATCACAGTAAGCCTCCACGACGCCCTAATCTACGGCTATCTGCGAGTGAAGAACTATCGTTACTCGATAGTGCCCAGTCGCCTGGATCCGGACGAACATCGCGATCATAACGAGCCCAGTTCCTCCATCACCGCCGCCCCGGAACATAGTCGGCTGCAGGAGAGGATCTCGAGTGGAACCAGTGCTGCCATGGTTGACAACCAGGGTCGCGATGAAGAACTCACACCAAAAAGCACTCAGGCGCTAAAGAGGTTAAATGCTGAGCCGCAAGGGCAAACTAATTGA
- the CG15572 gene encoding uncharacterized protein, translating into MEDLHLKLGDLPQEVLAARHSMIMGQKLAGSLGETQHHLQHQHHLNHQLNQLNQLSHLNQFHQLNQLNQLSQLHQHIQHKISSGMNLNLDLDHKMETEMELGLGLDVDVNLGVNLDMNPEGSITNSTSRTSSASRTSSTNTCSDQGQGHGSGIGLGDPKRDQSQVHYAHDPAQDNGDSPNVKSCTGMCSHQTESNMNKGDSLTHTKSSSPKTDKGEKDKEELKAKEEEEEEFKEDTEDKKDNEDVFQKQEPSSSMLIKAANSKLNVNATVYTMPAKVEPLHDGSFVPQPSSSATSQGTGDYRLNAQAAVFKPSLMCICSLASPVVLQRLRPIVVRPPLPGVSQHLMSDISQPLLPNSPLMSHEFLAHGFHPMQRSGHKPSGRWRKQPLPDLFSAVMSLVTELKRSVSYPEIISCLSKRLHRAEVELKRHVPHTLHAAVNNGYLKKEGNRYSLLPEVEQAEIMRRNIADALRAKELEKEPLSWRRR; encoded by the coding sequence ATGGaggatttgcatttaaaactCGGCGATCTGCCCCAGGAAGTATTGGCTGCACGGCACAGCATGATTATGGGCCAAAAGTTGGCTGGATCACTTGGTGAGACACAGCATCACCTTCAGCATCAACATCACCTGAATCACCAACTGAACCAGCTCAATCAGTTGAGCCACTTGAATCAGTTCCATCAGTTAAACCAATTGAATCAATTGAGTCAGCTACACCAGCATATACAACATAAGATCTCTTCGGGGATGAACCTAAATTTGGATCTGGACCATAAGATGGAGACGGAGATGGAGTTGGGTCTGGGCCttgatgtggatgtgaatCTGGGAGTTAATCTGGACATGAATCCGGAGGGCAGTATTACCAATAGTACCAGCCGTACCAGCAGTGCTAGCAGgaccagcagcaccaacacGTGCAGCGATCAGGGGCAAGGACATGGATCTGGGATTGGACTTGGTGACCCAAAGCGGGACCAAAGCCAAGTCCACTACGCCCATGACCCTGCCCAGGATAATGGCGATTCACCGAATGTCAAGAGTTGTACTGGAATGTGCAGCCATCAAACAGAGAGCAATATGAATAAGGGGGATTCCCTAACGCATACCAAGTCTTCATCGCCGAAGACGGACAAGGGGGAGAAGGATAAGGAGGAGCTTAAAgcgaaggaggaggaggaggaggagtttAAAGAGGATACGGAGGATAAGAAGGATAACGAGGACGTTTTCCAGAAACAGGAACCGTCTTCTTCCATGTTGATTAAGGCGGCCAACTCCAAGCTAAATGTCAATGCCACTGTTTACACGATGCCAGCCAAAGTAGAACCCCTTCATGACGGATCATTCGTGCCCCAACCGAGTTCCAGTGCCACCTCACAGGGCACTGGGGACTATCGCCTCAATGCCCAGGCTGCTGTATTCAAGCCATCTTTGATGTGCATTTGCTCGTTGGCTTCGCCGGTGGTTTTGCAACGACTACGTCCGATTGTAGTACGGCCACCACTACCGGGGGTATCGCAACACCTGATGTCGGACATTTCACAGCCTCTACTGCCGAACTCGCCACTGATGAGCCACGAGTTCTTAGCCCATGGTTTTCATCCAATGCAAAGGTCGGGCCATAAACCAAGTGGCCGCTGGCGCAAACAACCGCTTCCGGACTTGTTCAGCGCCGTCATGTCACTGGTGACGGAACTGAAGCGATCGGTGAGCTATCCGGAGATCATAAGCTGCCTATCCAAGAGACTCCATCGAGCGGAGGTGGAACTGAAGCGCCATGTACCGCACACATTGCACGCCGCCGTTAACAATGGCTATTTGAAGAAGGAGGGCAATCGCTATTCCCTGCTCCCCGAAGTGGAACAGGCTGAGATCATGCGACGCAACATCGCGGATGCTCTTCGGGCCaaggagctggagaaggagcCGTTGTCCTGGCGCAGGCGTTAA